The following proteins come from a genomic window of Anopheles ziemanni chromosome 3, idAnoZiCoDA_A2_x.2, whole genome shotgun sequence:
- the LOC131284139 gene encoding dromyosuppressin, which produces MGSQQVPSLKAVTCIVLFLSIVCSLVAGSAMPPLCENRLIEELPPKFRKVCAALENSNQFAEALNAYIRKEAAGNAFLYLDDDMLVPGQNGKRTDVDHVFLRFGRKR; this is translated from the exons ATGGGCAG CCAACAGGTTCCGTCGCTCAAAGCGGTCACATGTATCGTGCTGTTCCTGTCGATAGTGTGCAGTCTGGTGGCGGGTTCGGCCATGCCACCGCTTTGCGAGAACAGACTGATCGAAGAACTTCCTCCCAAGTTCCGCAAAGTGTGTGCCGCACTGGAAAACTCCAACCAGTTCGCCGAAGCACTCAATGCGTATATACGAAAGGAGGCTGCTGGTAATG CTTTTCTCTATCTGGACGACGACATGCTGGTGCCCGGGCAGAACGGAAAGCGGACGGATGTGGACCACGTGTTCCTGAGGTTCGGCAGAAAGCGCTAA
- the LOC131284137 gene encoding uncharacterized protein LOC131284137, whose amino-acid sequence MRNLPGLFLFVVLLVSVSRGYEYQCEPGTDPTVCSLWNFQNSKKNTQSSVKMPSSVKKVRLNMEQDYYERHLGINVYDSVLHLTILHNPTSVQIESNHISDLYMPTDLQMGEFKRCSISDVHIDSSLSYSVTYLSLQDNSITDISNFSALVKLQTLNLEGNMIRKVDGKIFAGMHNLSTLYLGDNSIKQLDFKVFPKALVNLWLGQNQLSTINFVNVSLPILTVLDLEGNLLGTIDLAGLGTAVPELRFLLIALNPFNQSEARSITTDLKRRNVSSSLWLMEPNCEEYMFKVSNVCFIKPEAIVEGTNFVEQSIGKALVLLVLAAILLMVFTASLRWIWHQMRN is encoded by the exons ATGAGGAATTTGCCAGG ATTGTTTCTGTTTGTCGTATTGCTAGTCTCAGTTTCTCGCGGGTATGAGTATCAGTGTGAGCCAGGAACCGATCCAACAGTATGCAGTCTCTGGAACTTTCAAAATAGCAAGAAAAACACTCAGTCCTCTGTGAAAATGCCGTCAAGTGTTAAAAAGGTTCGACTCAACATGGAGCAAGATTACTACGAACGTCATTTGGGCATCAACGTTTACGATTCCGTCCTTCATTTGACCATCCTACACAATCCGACCTCCGTGCAGATAGAATCCAACCATATTTCGGATCTGTACATGCCGACCGATCTCCAGATGGGCGAATTCAAGCGATGCTCAATTTCAGATGTGCACATTGATTCGAGCTTGTCATACTCAGTAACCTATCTGAGTCTCCAGGACAATTCCATCACAGATATCTCCAACTTTTCCGCTCTGGTAAAACTACAGACGCTCAACCTCGAGGGCAACATGATTCGGAAGGTAGATGGGAAAATCTTCGCCGGTATGCATAATTTATCAACGCTATATCTCGGAGACAACTCTATAAAGCAACTAGATTTTAAAGTGTTCCCCAAGGCGCTCGTCAACCTCTGGTTAGGACAGAATCAGCTCTCCACTATCAATTTTGTCAATGTATCCTTACCTATCCTCACTGTGCTGGATCTGGAGGGTAACTTACTGGGAACGATTGACTTGGCAGGGTTGGGTACGGCCGTTCCCGAACTTCGTTTTCTTCTGATCGCACTCAATCCGTTTAATCAGAGCGAAGCAAGAAGCATTACAACTGATCTTAAAAGGCGTAACGTGTCCTCCTCACTCTGGTTAATGGAACCGAACTGTGAAGAGTACATGTTTAAGGTTTCAAACGTCTGTTTTATTAAGCCAGAAGCGATAGTCGAAGGAACAAACTTTGTAGAACAGTCGATCGGTAAGGCATTGGTACTTCTGGTGTTGGCGGCAATACTGCTAATGGTATTTACTGCTAGTTTGCGATGGATTTGGCACCAGATGCGGAACTAA
- the LOC131287556 gene encoding acyl-CoA synthetase short-chain family member 3, mitochondrial, producing the protein MDQQPVPSNSAAKVSVCTNHSDVHSPLYMEAYCQSLEQPESFWGDLAEQLIDWDKPFEKVLDNSESPFTKWYLGGKLNACYNAVDRHVLDKKGSKVALIHDSPTTNTVRHVTYNELYDKVSRLAGGLRKLGVQKGDRVVIYMPLIPEAIIAMLATARLGAVHSVVFGGFAASELCTRIEHAEPKVIIAANCGVEPHKIIYYLDILHEAVAISRWKPLKNIIYRRSNILMSDLDDACDVSWESALDSPVDCVPVDANDPLYILYTSGTTDKPKGIQRPIGGHLVTLMYTMNTIYGLQPDDVWWNASDLGWVVGHSYICYGPLLYGATSVMYEGKPDRTPDPGQYFRIIDQHKVSAVFSVPTAFRVIRRVDPDVTFGRKYSLKSLRAIFIAGEHCDLETMKWMRNTFKVPVLNQWWQTETGSAITATCVGFAQNLQTPPFTTGLPFCGYDIYVLDKNGHEAKPNELGRIVVKLPLPPGNMATLYRSDELFRKTYFQRFPGYYDTMDAGYKDENGYIFVTARDDDVINVAGHRISTSSLEDAILRHPDVADAAVFGVPEPTKGQIPLCLYVTKPNVSKPAAKMSVELINIIREVIGPIAAFKLAAQVQSLPRTRSGKTLRKAMADLAANKHITLPATVEDPQVFGDVLRALRELGYAMAAPDPELRQTVR; encoded by the exons ATGGACCAACAACCGGTGCCGTCGAATAGTGCCGCGAAGGTGTCCGTGTGTACCAACCATTCGGATGTGCACAGTCCGCTCTACATGGAAGCTTACTGCCAGTCGCTTGAACAGCCGGAATCATTTTGGGGCGATCTGGCCGAACAGTTGATTGATTGGGATAAACCATTCGAGAAAGTGCTTGACAACAGCGAAAGCCCGTTTACGAAGTG gtaTCTCGGAGGAAAACTAAACGCCTGTTACAATGCGGTGGACCGGCATGTACTGGACAAGAAGGGCAGCAAGGTGGCGCTTATTCACGACAGTCCGACCACCAACACCGTACGGCATGTAACGTACAACGAGTTGTACGACAAG GTGTCCCGTCTTGCGGGTGGCTTGCGGAAGCTGGGCGTGCAGAAGGGTGACCGCGTGGTGATCTACATGCCTCTCATTCCTGAGGCCATCATTGCTATGCTAGCAACGGCCCGACTGGGTGCCGTGCATTCTGTGGTTTTCGGAG GGTTTGCCGCTAGTGAACTATGCACCCGTATAGAGCACGCCGAACCGAAGGTCATCATTGCGGCCAACTGCGGTGTGGAACCGCACAAGATCATCTACTACCTGGACATCTTGCACGAGGCGGTCGCAATCTCACGTTGGAAGCCGCTGAAGAACATCATCTACCGGCGCTCGAACATTTTAATGTCGGATCTAGACGATGCCTGCGATGTGTCTTGGGAGAGTGCCCTCGACAGCCCGGTCGACTGCGTGCCAGTCGATGCCAACGATCCGCTGTACATTCTGTACACATCCGGAACAACAG ATAAACCCAAGGGCATACAGCGACCGATCGGTGGCCACCTGGTGACGCTCATGTACACCATGAATACGATCTACGGCCTCCAGCCGGACGACGTCTGGTGGAACGCGTCCGATCTGGGCTGGGTAGTCGGTCACTCGTACATCTGCTACGGACCACTGCTGTATGGCGCCACCAGCGTCATGTACGAGGGGAAGCCAGACCGAACGCCCGATCCAGGCCAATACTTCCGCATCATCGACCAGCACAAGGTTTCGGCCGTGTTCTCCGTGCCGACCGCTTTCCGCGTAATCCGGCGGGTCGATCCGGATGTCACCTTCGGGCGGAAGTACAGCCTCAAGTCGCTGCGGGCGATCTTCATCGCAGGCGAACACTGCGATCTGGAAACAATG AAATGGATGCGCAACACCTTCAAAGTACCTGTGCTAAACCAATGGTGGCAAACGGAAACCGGTTCCGCCATTACGGCGACGTGTGTCGGGTTCGCACAGAACCTACAGACGCCCCCGTTCACGACGGGACTTCCGTTCTGCGGATACGACATCTATGTGCTGGACAAGAACGGCCACGAGGCGAAACCGAACGAGCTGGGTCGCATCGTGGTGAAGCTTCCGTTGCCACCGGGGAATATGGCCACACTGTACCGAAGCGATGAGCTGTTCCGCAAGACGTACTTCCAACGGTTTCCG GGTTACTACGACACGATGGATGCCGGGTACAAGGACGAAAACGGGTACATATTTGTGACGGCCCGCGACGACGATGTGATCAACGTGGCCGGACACCGCATCAGCACGTCCAGCCTGGAGGACGCGATCCTGCGGCACCCGGATGTGGCTGATGCGGCCGTGTTCGGTGTACCCGAGCCGACCAAGGGCCAGATTCCGCTCTGCCTGTACGTGACGAAGCCGAACGTCTCGAAGCCGGCGGCCAAGATGTCCGTCGAGCTGATCAACATCATCCGCGAGGTGATCGGACCGATCGCAGCCTTCAAACTAGCCGCCCAAGTACAAAGCCTGCCTCGAACTAGATCCG gaaaaacgttGCGCAAAGCCATGGCAGATCTGGCGGCGAACAAGCACATCACCCTGCCAGCGACGGTGGAGGATCCGCAGGTGTTCGGTGACGTCTTGCGAGCGCTCCGCGAGCTCGGCTACGCTATGGCCGCACCGGATCCGGAGCTACGACAAACCGTGCGATAG
- the LOC131286334 gene encoding homeotic protein female sterile: MDKDNSFLADKTDMDPNMPDRPQQQHTVVLDEGAHASTSYSRVSPPKAVIDSSPLQSAMDKNKESLKVKLLVRRSFDQLVQQGIMPPLKTSPAIYEQRRQLERAKTGDLLKAKIKKRPDRVELEQRHILEHCDSNIDPSLAEKRRMLEKALLVDHLNSKISHRPGPLDLIGKNILHVEEPIERIVKEGRLVDYALTLDESNVSVSTPTTVGEGEDSLSSEGESLHSVVLVSQPLAQQGHGGGGTLLHHQIQLQPLHTHPQQTVPQPQAVLTTQPEFFALKPTIPIVTNDGTVLAAIATPVVATTTTVTAIATVGGGASIATIADVPMDQGTSHTPSSSINSITSTTTTSNLRPILPTPSANTSGDLLSARPTLTMTTIPSEIKLISASSVPSGGGGGGGGGGGKDKSSKKKSKSKSITKAKPMKFHEYKGPPSAYKSSMSSSSSTPGHGSSSDNNYQLIMQQQTLLSYLEDMCKQPTPAGGSMPSPSNREQQGTTDGEDIAGSDLTPLDSPLSNAGVGGGGCSSVSSSSRGKATASGGGGGTAPAITTTPLAVADLGLDTLNKLKVSQLKKYCKQYNLAVSGTKSNLIERLKPFLKSIDPNAGSPANSGPLSVSSAAAVDQELDDSLLAEQQKRIAELQLQLKKSQEELEQFRSLCNNQFGGPSAPVLPEAALVGCQMSPAPPPPPPLPSTQLSAVLVGSPFSIPVGEPTETGGGVELDSGEAPNIEPPDTTTMPVLEDSFFLDGLSAPDSTTVDYGHDMEEILPPELTGGAASTLPVPDRSPTHMATLDKVLGQVQPTISSIAMNADPTGGERNTVGGSAVSSGSIRNGAAGLPAIVGGGVPGGGRAVVGDMHDLSLSLKSVNFDTVTGTGDDSMQQDTIMLNDFGDIDLVDFQMHSLDSDGPFPMLTNHDLDPSSSTTTDHYVQAHSAATGQTTTTTTVGLFGGRDDLNGGGELFANHQHQQQHGQPMHSDPRLHHHQTYVNNNNILNGVGSENSLRLDLLNHGVRQAGITVKQNPLESHQQQQQQQQQQQQTHHHHHLHHHQQQQQQALQQSDTNNNSNYDANRSIGTFRFAMQVQQPVASSSTSSSSTSTSSSPANCFKTVAISSTNANLSKPTLHSNHHQHHQQQQHFNLQHHQPQHHHQQHHQQQQQQQQMSQLTAPSSIVSSSGSTSTSNNGTLIGDQIDSFQDNAMDFESLLTTDADTDSVLTANNCHRMVLDCAQDKPMFTYLPDNSLLDYFNEDCNGHDYEIKHLEY, from the exons aTGGACAAGGATAACTCATTTCTGGCAG ACAAGACGGACATGGATCCGAACATGCCGGATcggccacaacaacaacataccGTAGTATTAGACGAAGGAGCACATGCTAGCACCTCCTACTCCAGAGTGTCTCCCCCCAAGGCGGTCATAGATAGCAGTCCACTGCAAAGCGCGATGGACAAAAACAAGGAAT CACTGAAAGTGAAGCTGCTGGTGCGGCGGTCCTTTGACCAGCTGGTACAGCAAGGAATAATGCCAC CATTGAAAACGTCACCGGCAATATACGAACAGCGCAGGCAGCTGGAGCGGGCCAAAACCGGTGATCTGCTGAAAGCGAAGATTAAAAAGCGTCCCGATCGGGTGGAGCTGGAGCAGCGGCACATCCTGGAACACTGCGACTCCAACATTGATCCGAGTTTGGCGGAAAAGCGGCGCATGCTGGAGAAGGCCCTGCTGGTCGATCATCTCAACTCGAAGATATCGCATCGGCCGGGCCCGCTCGATTTGATCGGTAAAAACATCCTGCACGTGGAGGAACCGATCGAGCGCATCGTGAAGGAGGGTCGCTTGGTGGACTATGCGCTAACGCTCGACGAATCGAACGTTTCCGTGTCCACCCCGACGACGGTCGGTGAGGGGGAAGATTCGCTCAGCTCCGAGGGTGAATCGTTGCACAGTGTGGTACTGGTGAGCCAGCCGCTCGCCCAGCAGGGACACGGTGGCGGTGGGACACTGCTGCACCATCAGATACAGTTGCAACCGCTTCACACACATCCGCAACAGACAGTTCCACAACCACAAGCGGTGCTAACGACGCAGCCGGAATTCTTCGCCCTTAAACCAACCATACCGATCGTTACGAACGATGGTACGGTGCTGGCGGCAATCGCCACACCCGTCGTGGCCACGACGACAACCGTCACCGCCATTGCCACCGTTGGTGGTGGGGCGAGCATAGCCACCATTGCGGATGTCCCCATGGATCAAGGCACCAGTCATACTCCTAGCAGCAGTATCAATAGcatcaccagcaccaccaccacttccaACCTACGACCCATACTGCCAACACCAAGTGCCAACACTAGCGGTGATCTGCTCTCGGCCCGACCAACACTCACCATGACAACGATCCCGTCGGAAATAAAGCTCATCAGCGCCAGCAGCGTCCCAtcgggcggtggtggtggtggtggtggaggtggcggcAAGGACAAAtcgtcgaagaagaagagtaaATCGAAGAGCATCACAAAGGCGAAACCGATGAAGTTCCACGAGTACAAGGGTCCGCCATCGGCGTACAAAAGCTCGATGTCTTCGTCGTCATCCACGCCGGGCCATGGATCGTCGAGTGATAACAACTACCAGCTAATTATGCAGCAGCAAACCTTACTGTCGTACTTGGAGGATATGTGTAAACAGCCTACGCCAGCCGGCGGAAGCATGCCATCACCGTCGAACCGTGAGCAACAGGGTACAACCGATGGTGAGGATATTGCCGGGAGCGATTTAACACCACTCGACTCGCCGCTCAGCAATGCcggggttggtggtggtggatgtAGCTCAGTCTCGAGTAGTTCACGTGGCAAAGCTACGGccagtggtggcggtggtggtacaGCGCCAGCTATAACGACGACCCCTCTGGCCGTAGCGGACCTGGGGCTGGACACATTGAATAAGCTGAAAGTGTCGCAGCTGAAAAAGTACTGCAAGCAGTACAATCTGGCCGTATCCGGTACGAAATCGAACCTCATCGAACGACTAAAGCCGTTCCTGAAGTCAATCGATCCTAACGCCGGATCCCCGGCAAACAGTGGCCCTCTGAGCGTTAGCAGTGCCGCGGCCGTTGATCAGGAGCTGGATGATAGTCTGCTGGCGGAGCAGCAGAAGCGAATAGCCGAGCTGCAGCTTCAGCTCAAGAAAAGCCAAGAAGAGCTGGAACAATTTCGCTCACTGTGCAATAATCAATTTGGGGGGCCGAGTGCGCCCGTCCTACCGGAGGCTGCCCTGGTTGGGTGTCAAATGTCTCCggcacctccaccaccaccaccgcttcCATCAACGCAGCTATCGGCCGTGTTAGTTGGTTCGCCGTTCTCAATACCCGTCGGAGAACCGACGGAAACTGGCGGTGGGGTGGAACTGGACAGTGGAGAAGCTCCGAATATTGAACCACCCGACACAACCACAATGCCAGTGCTCGAGGACAGCTTCTTCCTCGATGGACTCTCCGCGCCCGATTCCACCACTGTCGACTATGGGCACGATATGGAGGAAATCTTGCCACCGGAACTGACAGGCGGTGCCGCTAGCACATTGCCCGTGCCAGATCGCAGCCCAACGCATATGGCCACACTGGACAAGGTGCTCGGGCAGGTGCAGCCAACGATTTCCAGCATTGCGATGAACGCCGACCCGACCGGGGGCGAAAGGAACACCGTCGGCGGGTCGGCGGTGTCGTCCGGTTCCATCCGGAACGGGGCGGCCGGATTGCCTGCGATCGTCGGAGGAGGTGTTCCCGGTGGCGGTCGGGCGGTGGTCGGTGATATGCACGATCTATCGCTGAGCCTAAAATCGGTCAACTTTGACACGGTAACTGGAACGGGCGACGATTCGATGCAGCAGGATACGATCATGCTGAACGATTTCGGCGATATCGATCTGGTGGACTTTCAAATGCACTCGCTCGACAGTGATGGTCCGTTTCCGATGCTTACGAATCACGATCTGGAtccgagcagcagcaccaccaccgatcACTACGTTCAGGCGCACTCGGCGGCCACGGgccagacgacgacgacgacgactgtcGGTCTGTTCGGGGGCCGGGATGATCTTAATGGAGGCGGCGAACTGTTTGCGAACcatcaacaccaacaacagcacGGTCAGCCGATGCACAGTGATCCCCGGCTGCATCATCACCAAACGTACGTGAACAACAATAACATCTTAAATGGTGTTGGTAGCGAGAACTCGCTACGATTAGATTTACTTAACCATGGCGTGCGTCAGGCTGGCATAACGGTCAAACAAAATCCACTCGAAtcgcatcagcagcaacaacaacaacaacaacaacaacaacaaacacaccatcatcatcatctccatcatcatcagcagcaacaacagcaggccTTGCAGCAAAGTGACACAAATAATAACAGCAACTACGATGCGAACCGCTCCATAGGGACATTTCGGTTTGCGATGCAAGTGCAGCAACCGGTGGCAAGCAGCAGTACGAGCAGCAGTagtaccagcaccagcagcagccctGCAAACTGCTTCAAGACCGTGGCCATCTCCTCCACAAACGCCAACCTCAGCAAACCGACATTGCATTCGAATCACCATCAAcaccatcaacagcagcaacatttTAACCTACAACACCATCAGccgcagcaccaccaccaacaacaccatcagcagcagcagcagcagcagcaaatgtCCCAACTAACAGCTCCATCTTCCATCGTCAGCAGTAGcggcagcaccagcaccagcaacaatggCACACTGATTGGCGATCAGATCGACTCGTTCCAGGACAATGCGATGGACTTTGAAAGCTTGCTCACCACCGACGCCGACACGGACAGCGTGCTGACGGCCAACAACTGCCACCGGATGGTGCTGGATTGTGCCCAGGACAAGCCCATGTTTACCTACTTGCCGGACAACAGCTTATTAGATTACTTTAACGAAGATTGTAACGGGCACGATTATGAAATAAAGCATCTGGAGTACTAA